In Asterias rubens chromosome 17, eAstRub1.3, whole genome shotgun sequence, a genomic segment contains:
- the LOC117301411 gene encoding tyrosine-protein kinase Mer-like isoform X3: MASNGVVFALTLCCVLTEVASIGLTVTGEPWVDIEQNTTVTCSASTAQLLIVNWRKSPLGASNSVSQPIVLYDATPFSQVTWDVNVNRSHVLFDESMNDFPLTIISLVLEDEGRYWCQALDDETFAHSTEKTEIRVRVPPTTMTITYQGNSYSNGDSIPVLAADSQQFTCIVPGIKPAANFTWMLEGAELMQTRSQVDNENQGDSRLVDSADTEAVSIAESPGTLALSCGATNRQDGLSDVEMTVTVTLQVKVPPRASSITLSDSTGSLDPDTTITVEQGVTYTLTCVVRGTRPSVTIKWYIRDQLQKTDGPDSPPIGDELVDTTSDWSFIPTRPYHDGMVKCSASTAETPAGQSAPSVSITLKVNGPPDNARITAETSPMTENEPVDLTCTADNGYPNDWSLAWFNGDIPLTNPGTAPSPQDTRFTFSSTLTFTPGRRDNGGSIICKAVRGAVTAAEGTFGPLDVRFCARSTRIEQCPMKVQQGSELALICSSESSSPATSLSWFKNKVEASDQVTSVVRDGDFNGLVTEQTYLQQFTSKVDNGAMLTCCVAGPCDDRDLCSAPCTLNVEYPPEFLRQTTPDVVVDEGQDVTLSCAADANPKPPDFITWERVGYSQPLSSVYADGVSNVTLTGLTRDQAGRYRCIGNNGIPPVVPSSGVVVRVHYQVFFRDEDDLTVGAKDGATALLKCTAMGNPLPVTQWRSATEEITNQTQPGKLTVTHTTISGDDVEGYRVVSTLEIAGVVGASDYGVYTCQSGNGIGRVVTLAIELNDRVKPQPPTGVTIDRGQIKATSVKITWTPGNDGGETQWFHVNHRKVATSVEFDPDKRSKRIDGAFEYLLERLSPFSLYEIEVYAVNVNGVSRSVKRNVTTLPLNPAEMGIAVTFRQATGAMSLEKIPENNDGCLQLEFRLNGQEEWYSYGGCQETDRELMLGEVRSRFCQGSLCSEPSQADVDASRGDVGLIAGIIILILVLLVVVVVLLVVTFHRRRFNGMDKQSLVTKKKRKPEMEYQELDIPMQIVSVPPVAKRPEPVPPTYDEVPEVDIAMAVPRDRVNIMKPLGEGAFGRVLLGRVRSIIRRGVVTDVAIKTLKDGAGPTQKDDLLRELDLMKSLPTHNNVVKLLGFCIETEPIYIIVEFLSKGNLKDLLTESRGKGKAKLQVYGNLHGSSKNLTSRDLIAMGRDVADGMAFLSEQECIHRDLAARNILVSKDMVCKVADFGLARDVKNDRVYHRKSETPLPIRWMALESIFDDLYTTKSDIWSFGILLWEIVTLGARPYPSMSAKTVVNDIEIGYRMPRPEHCQDELYQMMLNCWSDDPDDRLPFNKLSTKLGKLLETASDYICLSDYQETLYEVTMPSTSDEKI, encoded by the exons ATGGCGTCGAATGGTGTTGTGTTTGCACTGACACTCTGCTGTGTGTTAACAGAAG TTGCGTCTATTGGTTTAACGGTCACCGGAGAACCATGGGTCGACATCGAGCAAAATACCACCGTTACCTGCTCCGCATCGACGGCCCAACTTTTGATAGTGAACTGGCGGAAGAGCCCACTGGGCGCTTCAAACAGTGTCTCTCAACCCATAGTTCTATACGATGCAACTCCATTTAGTCAAGTAACTTGGGATGTTAATGTCAATAGATCCCACGTCTTGTTCGATGAATCAATGAATGATTTTCCTTTAACAATAATTTCGTTGGTACTTGAGGATGAAGGCAGATATTGGTGCCAGGCTTTGGATGATGAAACTTTTGCACATTCGactgagaaaacagaaatcCGCGTTAGAG TACCTCCGACCACCATGACCATCACCTATCAGGGAAATAGCTACAGCAACGGTGACTCCATCCCAGTACTAGCAGCAGATAGTCAACAGTTTACCTGCATCGTTCCCGGTATCAAACCTGCAGCTAACTTCACATGGATGCTTGAAGGCGCCGAACTCATGCAGACAAGGTCTCAGGTGGACAACGAAAACCAGGGAGATTCCAGATTGGTGGACAGTGCTGATACTGAAGCCGTGAGTATCGCCGAGTCGCCCGGTACTCTAGCGCTGTCGTGCGGTGCCACCAACCGCCAGGATGGACTCAGTGATGTAGAGATGACTGTCACTGTGACCCTCCAAGTTAAAG TTCCTCCTAGAGCGTCATCGATAACATTGTCGGATTCGACTGGTTCCCTCGATCCGGATACAACAATCACCGTTGAACAGGGTGTTACGTACACCTTAACGTGCGTAGTACGGGGTACCAGACCTTCAGTTACCATCAAGTGGTACATTCGAGATCAGTTGCAAAAGACCGACGGACCCGACTCTCCTCCGATAGGGGACGAGTTGGTTGATACTACGTCTGATTGGTCATTTATACCAACTCGGCCTTACCACGACGGCATGGTTAAGTGTTCGGCTAGTACGGCTGAAACACCAGCTGGTCAGTCGGCCCCAAGTGTGTCTATCACCTTAAAGGTTAACG GTCCTCCAGACAATGCACGCATCACTGCAGAAACGTCGCCAATGACAGAGAATGAGCCTGTCGATTTAACGTGCACTGCTGACAATGGGTACCCTAACGACTGGTCACTGGCCTGGTTCAATGGTGACATCCCCCTCACCAATCCAGGCACCGCGCCCTCACCCCAAGACACTCGGTTCACTTTCTCCAGTACGTTGACGTTTACACCAGGAAGACGGGACAATGGAGGGAGCATCATTTGCAAGGCAGTAAGAGGAGCGGTGACTGCTGCTGAGGGGACGTTCGGACCACTCGACGTACGAT TTTGCGCCAGATCAACAAGGATAGAGCAATGCCCCATGAAAGTACAGCAAGGATCAGAGCTTGCCCTCATCTGTTCCTCGGAGAGTAGTAGCCCAGCAACTTCCCTATCCTGGTTTAAGAACAAGGTAGAGGCAAGTGACCAGGTGACGTCGGTGGTTAGGGATGGAGATTTCAACGGCCTGGTGACAGAGCAGACTTACCTCCAGCAGTTCACTAGCAAAGTTGATAATGGTGCGATGTTAACATGCTGTGTAGCTGGACCGTGCGATGACAGGGACCTGTGCAGCGCACCTTGCACGCTGAACGTCGAGT ATCCCCCGGAGTTTCTAAGGCAAACAACACCTGACGTGGTAGTCGACGAGGGTCAGGATGTGACCCTGTCATGCGCAGCTGATGCTAACCCCAAACCACCTGACTTCATCACGTGGGAAAGAGTCGGTTACTCTCAACCCTTGTCGTCGGTGTACGCAGATGGAGTGAGCAACGTCACACTGACCGGTCTCACGAGAGACCAAGCTGGGCGGTACAGGTGCATTGGAAATAACGGCATTCCCCCGGTCGTACCTTCGAGTGGTGTTGTCGTCAGGGTCCATT ATCAAGTGTTCTTCCGAGATGAAGACGATCTGACCGTTGGGGCCAAAGATGGCGCCACTGCCCTGCTGAAATGTACAGCCATGGGAAATCCACTCCCTGTAACCCAGTGGAGAAGTGCAACTGAGGAAATCACCAATCAGACTCAACCGGGGAAACTCACTGTTACTCATACCACTATCAGCGGAGATGATGTGGAGGGGTACAGGGTGGTTAGCACGTTAGAGATCGCTGGAGTGGTTGGGGCCAGCGACTATGGAGTGTACACTTGTCAGAGCGGTAATGGTATAGGGAGGGTCGTCACGTTGGCCATTGAACTCAATGATAGAG TTAAGCCCCAGCCGCCTACCGGTGTCACAATCGACCGGGGTCAAATCAAAGCTACATCCGTAAAGATTACATGGACCCCTGGGAACGACGGCGGCGAGACGCAGTGGTTTCACGTGAATCACCGAAAAGTTGCAACGAGCGTGGAGTTCGACCCCGACAAACGGAGCAAAAGGATCGACGGTGCTTTTGAATATCTGTTAGAGCGACTCAGCCCTTTCAGCTTATATGAGATTGAAGTGTATGCTGTGAATGTAAATGGCGTTAGCAGATCCGTCAAGAGGAATGTGACAACTCTAC CCTTAAATCCTGCGGAGATGG GTATTGCAGTGACTTTCAGACAGGCAACAGGCGCAATGTCCTTGGAGAAAATTCCAGAAAATAACGACGGCTGTTTGCAGTTAGAATTTCGTCTGAACGGGCAAGAAGAGTGGTACAGCTACGGTGGCTGCCAAGAGACAGACAGGGAGCTGATGTTAGGGGAGGTGCGTTCGCGATTCTGTCAGGGCAGTCTATGCAGCGAACCAAGTCAAGCAG ACGTAGACGCATCTAGGGGTGACGTAGGGCTAATTGCCGGCATCATAATACTCATTCTTGTTCTTTTGGTCGTCGTCGTGGTGTTACTCGTCGTTACATTTCATCGTAGACGATTCAACGGGATGG ATAAACAAAGTCTTGTTACAAAGAA AAAGAGAAAACCTGAAATGGAGTATCAAGAATTGG ACATACCGATGCAAATAGTTTCCGTTCCACCAGTGGCCAAACGTCCAGAACCCGTACCACCAACTTATGACGAAGTACCCGAAGTCGACATCGCTATGGCTGTACCAAGGGACAGGGTAAACATCATGAAACCCCTCGGTGAGGGCGCTTTTGGTCGGGTCCTACTCGGCAGAGTTCGGAGTATCATCCGAAGAGGTGTGGTCACCGATGTGGCCATCAAAACATTGAAAG ACGGGGCAGGCCCTACACAGAAGGACGATCTGCTACGAGAACTAGACCTCATGAAGAGCCTTCCAACTCACAACAACGTGGTCAAGCTTCTCGGATTCTGCATTGAGACAG AGCCTATTTACATCATCGTGGAGTTCCTCTCTAAAGGAAATCTAAAGGACCTCTTGACCGAGAGCAGAGGGAAAGGGAAAGCTAAGCTCCAGGTATACGGAAACCTTCACGGTAGCAGCAAGAACTTGACCTCCCGTGACCTCATCGCAATGGGACGAGACGTAGCTGATGGTATGGCATTTCTGTCTGAGCAGGAG TGTATACATAGGGATTTGGCTGCTCGTAACATTCTCGTGAGTAAAGACATGGTTTGCAAAGTGGCTGATTTTGGACTTGCTCGGGACGTCAAAAATGATCGGGTGTATCATCGGAAATCCGAG ACTCCTCTTCCAATACGCTGGATGGCATTAGAGTCAATTTTCGATGACTTGTACACGACAAAGAGTGACATATGGTCATTCGGCATACTCCTATGGGAAATCGTAACACTTG GTGCACGGCCTTATCCGTCCATGAGTGCGAAAACTGTCGTCAACGACATCGAAATCGGTTACAGAATGCCTAGACCGGAACACTGTCAGGATGAACT GTACCAGATGATGTTGAACTGTTGGTCTGATGATCCGGATGACCGGTTACCATTCAACAAGCTCAGTACTAAGCTAGGAAAGCTTCTAGAAACAGCGAGT GATTACATTTGTTTGAGCGACTACCAAGAAACTTTATATGAAGTGACGATGCCAAGCACTTCAGatgagaaaatttga